One segment of Anomalospiza imberbis isolate Cuckoo-Finch-1a 21T00152 chromosome 2, ASM3175350v1, whole genome shotgun sequence DNA contains the following:
- the FKBP4 gene encoding peptidyl-prolyl cis-trans isomerase FKBP4 → MTAEEMKADGAPLEGVDITPKQDEGVLKVVKREGSGTESPMIGDKVTVHYTGWLLDGTKFDSSLDRKDKFSFDLGKGEVIKAWDIAVATMKIGEICRITCKPEYAYGSAGSPPKIPPNATLIFEIELFEFKGEDLTDEEDGGIIRRIRKKGEGYSRPNEDALVEIQIEGRHGDRVFDKRELRFEIGEGENFDIPHGLEKAIQKMEKSEESVFYLKPSYGFGSAGNEKFKIPPDAELQYEVKLKSFEKAKESWEMSTDEKLEQSCIVKERGTQYFKEGKYKRAALQYKKIVSWLEHESGLSEEEESKAKSLRLAAHLNLAMCHLKLKEYSQALENCNKALELDSNNEKGLFRRGEAHLAVNDFELARADFQKVIQLYPSNKAAKVQLVTCQQKIREQHEKEKKMYANMFQRLADKDLKSSATLQTSHAEDAEMKDAQNGVEDKSEVEAEA, encoded by the exons ATGACGGCGGAGGAGATGAAAGCGGACGGAGCTCCCCTGGAAGGGGTGGACATCACTCCCAAGCAGGATGAGGGCGTCCTCAAG GTTGTCAAGAGAGAAGGCAGTGGGACAGAGTCTCCGATGATAGGTGATAAGGTGACCGTCCATTACACGGGGTGGCTTCTCGATGGCACAAAATTTGACTCCAGTCTGGACAGAAAAGACAAATTCTCATTTGACTTGGGGAAAG GTGAGGTGATCAAAGCATGGGACATTGCTGTGGCCACTATGAAGATAGGTGAAATCTGTCGGATTACGTGTAAACCAGAATATGCCTATGGCTCAGCTGGGAGTCCCCCAAAGATACCTCCCAATGCTACACTGATTTTTGAG ATAGAACTTTTTGAGTTCAAGGGGGAGGACCTCACTGATGAAGAAGACGGTGGCATCATCCGAAGAATCCGTAAAAAAGGGGAGGGCTACTCCAGGCCCAATGAGGATGCACTTGTAGAGA TCCAGATTGAAGGCCGACACGGAGATCGTGTTTTTGACAAGCGGGAATTGCGGTTTGAGATTGGAGAAGGTGAAAACTTCGATATTCCTCATGGTCTGGAGAAAGCAATTCAGAAAATGGAGAAATCAGAGGAATCCGTGTTCTATCTCAAGCCCAG CTATGGTTTTGGAAGTGCTGGGAATGAGAAATTTAAGATCCCTCCAGATGCAGAGCTGCAGTATGAAGTGAAACTCAAAAGCTTTGAAAAG GCTAAGGAGTCCTGGGAAATGAGCACGGATGAGAAGCTGGAACAGAGCTGCATTGTGAAGGAGAGAGGCACTCAGTACTTCAAG GAGGGGAAATACAAGCGGGCAGCATTACAGTATAAGAAGATTGTGTCATGGCTGGAGCACGAGTCAGGACTCTCCGAGGAGGAAGAATCAAAAGCCAAAAGCCTGAGGCTTGCTGCCCACCTTAACTTAGCTATGTGCCATCTCAAGCTCAAGGAATACTCCCAGGCTTTGGAGAACTGCAACAAG GCACTCGAATTGGATAGCAACAATGAAAAAGGCCTTTTCCGGCGTGGAGAAGCTCACTTGGCTGTCAATGACTTTGAGTTGGCCCGAGCAGATTTCCAGAAAGTGATACAGCTTTATCCGAGTAACAAAGCTGCCAAAGTGCAGCTGGTGACTTGTCAGCAAAAAATACGGGAGCAGCAcgagaaggagaaaaagatgtATGCCAACATGTTCCAAAGGCTGGCAGACAAAGACTTAAAG TCATCTGCTACTCTTCAGACAAGCCACGCTGAAGATGCAGAAATGAAAGATGCGCAGAATGGAGTTGAAGATAAATCAGAAGTTGAAGCAGAAGCATAA